A section of the Castanea sativa cultivar Marrone di Chiusa Pesio chromosome 12, ASM4071231v1 genome encodes:
- the LOC142619071 gene encoding TMV resistance protein N-like: MALLPLSSSSSSSSSKRCKFDVFLSFRGEDTRKTFTDHLYIGLKQKGIYVFKDDEKLKQGTFIAPELLKVIEEARFAVVILSSDYASSRWCLIELTKIVECMEMTGLVVLPVFHYVNPSDVRDHKGTFGEAISKHEESFKDNIGYVQTWKAALTKVADLAGWDLKDKHESIIIQKIIERIFSELYHKLPYVSEDLVGMDSCVEEMLDSYIGEGLGDVRFVGICGMGGIGKTTLALEIYRRISSNFEARSFIANIREETKNQGLVSLQKQLLSKILMESEINIWDVYMGINVIRNTLCNKNVFIILDDVDRDEQLEALAGKHDWFGPGSRIIVTSRDSHLLIRYGVDYIYTTKELNNDDALQLFSWRAFHKPHPEANYVNLSKDFVNYAKGLPLALKVLGSSLFAKRLNEWKSALYKLKEEPNRNILDILQISFDGLTYLQKGLFLDIACFFKGENKDCIRDILESFCYSLDYDIGVLMDKSLITIDDHGTLWMHDLLQDMGQEIVRHESPREPGGRSRLWIYDDVIHVLKNNTGTEVVEGIMLNMPIQEVEHLSAEVFSKMKILRLLIIGNMKLPKGFINGTMKLPKVLIRGNVHLPKDLSYLSNELRIIEWHGYPFKSMPTSFQPNKLVEIRMHCSRIIQLWKGIMILDALKLMDLSDSQYLIEIPDLSGAPKLKQLILRHCTRLYKIHTSLGDLKQLIRLDLNGCKCLESLPHKISLEALEIFDLGGCSRLKKFPEIVGNILLNACCCLTSLKILTLSGCSKLDELPENLGNIEVLEELDVSGTAITGLPLSVVHLKNLKILSLRGCVGLSSKSFNKLLSFPLMQRKRSPDPMGILECLQGLWSLTKLDLSYCNIQTIPDVLGPLSSLEVLNLTGNNFVCLPESIIQLSNLRGLYLGRCNQLQMLPKLPLNMYFIDATGCTSLETLSLSPEYDFRPIIYLLNCVKLIYNQGIGDLLSTILRYYIIKRCCNPNSDSYLTIPGSEIPNWFKHQNVGASVNLQVPSHLLFCCKFMGIAVCAVYIFHQHHPLLHMIDTHELYCSIKANGYGPPEVWLPLTEEFGKIESYHLWLEYIPITLFESRWKEELDANEFTQIEVTFEPETPGLEVTKCGVHLIFEQDIEDLNQSSCIITPYYEDDDLGDSEKDTKIKESCDDEPPHPKWTEHPNLIENWIGNLCIQGQGDFDCEEESGKGCQV; the protein is encoded by the exons ATGGCTCTTCTtccattatcatcatcatcttcttcttcttcttctaagagATGTAAATTTGATGTATTTCTTAGTTTTAGAGGTGAGGATACCCGCAAAACATTTACAGACCATCTATATATTGGTTTGAAACAAAAAGGCATATATGTTTTTAAGGACGATGAAAAACTCAAGCAGGGAACATTCATAGCCCCAGAACTTTTGAAAGTAATAGAAGAGGCGAGGTTTGCAGTCGTTATTCTATCAAGTGACTACGCTTCTTCGAGGTGGTGCTTGATTGAACTAACAAAGATCGTTGAGTGCATGGAAATGACGGGATTGGTAGTTCTACCTGTTTTTCACTATGTAAATCCTAGTGATGTGCGGGATCATAAGGGGACTTTTGGAGAAGCCATTTCTAAACATGAAGAGAGCTTCAAGGATAACATAGGATATGTACAAACATGGAAAGCTGCTCTGACAAAAGTTGCTGATCTTGCTGGATGGGATTTAAAGGATAA GCATGAATCaataattatacaaaaaatcaTTGAAAGAATATTTAGTGAGTTGTATCACAAACTCCCATATGTTTCTGAGGACCTTGTTGGAATGGACTCCTGTGTTGAGGAAATGTTGGATTCATACATAGGTGAAGGGTTGGGTGATGTTCGCTTTGTTGGGATATGTGGGATGGGTGGAATAGGCAAAACAACCCTTGCACTtgaaatttatagaagaattTCTAGTAACTTTGAAGCTAGAAGCTTTATTGCTAATATTAGAGAAGAAACTAAAAATCAAGGTCTAGTTTCTTTACAAAAACAACTTCTTTCTAAGATCCTCATGGAAAGTGAAATAAACATATGGGATGTTTATATGGGAATCAATGTTATAAGGAATACACTAtgtaataaaaatgtttttattattcttgATGATGTGGATAGAGATGAGCAATTAGAAGCATTGGCAGGGAAGCATGATTGGTTTGGTCCTGGAAGCAGAATCATTGTAACAAGTAGAGATAGCCATTTATTGATAAGATATGGTGTGGATTACATATATACAACCAAGGaattgaataatgatgatgctTTGCAGCTTTTTAGTTGGAGAGCTTTTCATAAACCTCATCCTGAAGCAAATTATGTGAATTTGTCTAAGGACTTTGTGAATTATGCTAAAGGCCTTCCTTTAGCTTTGAAAGTTTTAGGTTCTTCATTGTTTGCTAAGAGATTGAATGAGTGGAAAAGTGCCCTATATAAACTAAAAGAAGAACCTAATAGAAACATTTTGGATATACttcaaataagttttgatgGGCTTACATATTTACAGAAAGGATTGTTTCTagatattgcatgttttttcAAAGGAGAGAACAAAGACTGCATAAGAGATATATTGGAAAGTTTTTGTTATTCTCTAGACTACGATATTGGTGTTCTTATGGACAAATCTCTCATAACCATTGATGACCATGGAACTTTGTGGATGCATGATTTGCTACAAGATATGGGTCAAGAAATTGTTCGTCATGAATCTCCTAGGGAGCCTGGTGGACGTAGTAGGTTGTGGATTTATGATGATGTCATTCATGTATTGAAGAATAATACT gGAACAGAGGTAGTTGAAGGCATAATGCTAAACATGCCTATTCAAGAAGTGGAACACTTGAGTGCTGAAGTTTTCtcaaagatgaaaattttgagattgCTTATAATTGGTAATATGAAACTTCCAAAAGGGTTCATAAATGGTACCATGAAACTACCAAAAGTCCTCATTAGAGGTAATGTGCATCTTCCAAAAGATCTTAGTTATCTTTCTAATGAGTTACGCATTATAGAATGGCATGGATATCCTTTTAAATCCATGCCAACTAGTTTTCAACCGAACAAACTTGTTGAAATCAGAATGCATTGTAGCCGCATCATACAATTGTGGAAAGGAATTATG ATTTTAGATGCATTAAAACTTATGGATCTCAGTGACTCTCAATACTTGATTGAGATTCCAGACCTTAGTGGAGCTCCAAAGCTTAAGCAATTGATTCTTCGACATTGTACAAGACTATATAAGATTCACACATCTCTTGGAGATCTCAAACAGCTTATTCGATTGGATTTGAATGGTTGCAAATGTCTTGAAAGCCTTCCTCACAAGATTAGCTTGGAAGCACTTGAAATTTTCGATCTTGGTGGTTGTTCAAGATTGAAGAAGTTTCCAGAAATTGTAGGAAATAT TCTTTTGAATGCATGTTGTTGTTTGACGTCTCTAAAAATTCTCACTTTATCTGGCTGCTCAAAACTTGATGAATTACCAGAGAATTTGGGTAATATCGAAGTCCTAGAGGAGTTAGACGTGAGTGGAACTGCTATAACAGGGCTTCCTTTATCTGTTGTTCacttaaaaaatctcaaaatactATCTCTTCGTGGATGTGTGGGGCTATCATCTAAATCATTCAATAAGCTCCTGAGTTTTCCTTTAATGCAACGAAAAAGAAGTCCTGATCCCATGGGCATATTAGAGTGTTTACAAGGCTTATGGTCTTTGACAAAACTGGATTTAAGTTATTGCAATATTCAAACGATTCCTGATGTTCTTGGGCCCTTGTCATCTTTAGAAGTATTAAATCTAACAGGAAACAATTTTGTTTGCCTTCCTGAAAGTATCATTCAATTATCTAATTTGAGAGGCCTTTATTTGGGCAGATGCAATCAACTTCAAATGTTGCCCAAGCTTCcattaaatatgtattttataGATGCAACAGGGTGTACCTCACTGGAAACATTATCATTAAGTCCGGAATATGATTTTCGGCCGATTATATATCTTCTCAATTGCGTCAAATTGATTTATAATCAAGGCATAGGTGACTTGTTGTCAACAATTCTAAGATATTATATCATTAAg AGATGTTGTAACCCTAACAGTGATTCATATCTCACAATTCCTGGAAGTGAAATTCCGAATTGGTTTAAGCACCAAAATGTGGGGGCTTCAGTGAATCTACAAGTGCCTTCACATTTATTATTCTGTTGCAAATTTATGGGAATCGCAGTGTGCGCTGTTTATATATTCCACCAGCATCATCCACTTCTCCATATGATAGATACACATGAGCTTTATTGTTCCATTAAAGCCAATGGATATGGACCTCCCGAAGTGTGGCTTCCTTTAACAGAGGAATTTGGTAAGATTGAATCGTATCATCTTTGGCTCGAATATATTCCCATTACACTCTTCGAAAGCCGTTGGAAAGAAGAATTGGATGCTAATGAATTCACCCAAATTGAGGTTACATTTGAACCCGAAACTCCAGGCTTGGAGGTTACGAAATGCGGAGTTCATTTGATATTCGAGCAAGACATTGAAGATCTTAATCAAAGCAGCTGCATTATCACTCCTTATTATGAGGATGATGATTTAGGTGATTCAGAGAAAGATACCAAAATTAAGGAAAGCTGTGATGATGAACCACCACACCCAAAGTGGACAGAGCACCCTAATCTAATTGAAAACTGGATTGGGAATTTATGCATACAAGGACAAGGTGACTTCGATTGTGA GGAAGAAAGTGGGAAAGGATGTCAAGTTTAG